Proteins from a single region of Chryseobacterium sp. T16E-39:
- a CDS encoding response regulator produces the protein MFKKILIAEDHESINLSVQKTLEDLNIPNVDYVYYCDDALAKVQKSIRENEPYDLLITDLYYEEDHREQNIKDGKELIQKIKAIQPSLKVIVFSAEHKSGIIDSLFKDDHINGYVRKARNDSKELKKSIASVYINENYLSLDLKQEIKKLNSYEFSAYEITLVSLLSKGVLQKNIPDLLQEKNIKPHSLSSVEKKLNSLKEDLQVTSNEQLVAFCKDLGII, from the coding sequence ATGTTCAAAAAAATTTTAATCGCTGAAGACCATGAAAGTATTAACCTTTCGGTACAAAAAACACTGGAGGATCTTAACATTCCGAATGTTGATTATGTATATTATTGTGATGACGCATTGGCAAAGGTTCAGAAATCAATCCGGGAAAACGAGCCTTATGATTTATTGATTACCGATTTATATTACGAAGAAGACCATCGGGAGCAAAACATTAAAGACGGAAAAGAATTAATCCAAAAAATTAAGGCAATTCAACCCTCTTTAAAGGTCATTGTTTTTTCTGCCGAGCACAAATCGGGAATCATTGATTCTCTTTTCAAAGATGATCACATCAATGGATATGTTCGTAAAGCGAGAAATGATTCCAAAGAGCTGAAAAAATCAATTGCCTCTGTTTACATTAACGAAAACTACCTCTCTCTCGATTTAAAACAGGAAATAAAAAAACTTAACAGCTATGAGTTTTCAGCTTATGAAATCACCCTTGTTTCACTTCTTTCAAAAGGAGTCCTGCAAAAAAACATTCCTGATCTGCTGCAGGAAAAAAACATAAAACCTCATAGTTTAAGCAGTGTAGAAAAAAAATTAAACAGTTTAAAGGAGGATCTTCAGGTAACAAGTAATGAACAACTGGTTGCTTTTTGCAAAGACCTTGGAATCATTTAA
- a CDS encoding YegP family protein, with protein MGKFVITQRINNEYQFNLKAGTGEIILMSEGYMQKASCHKGIESVRINSQDDSRYDRKVAVNGKDYFVLKARNGEIIGKSQLYSSKTAMENGIHSVKSNAPTAEIIDETLNN; from the coding sequence ATGGGAAAATTTGTAATTACTCAGAGAATTAATAATGAGTATCAATTCAATCTTAAGGCCGGAACCGGAGAAATTATTCTAATGAGTGAAGGCTATATGCAAAAAGCATCCTGCCATAAAGGAATAGAGTCCGTAAGAATCAATTCACAAGATGATTCAAGATACGACAGAAAAGTTGCTGTAAATGGTAAAGATTACTTCGTTCTGAAAGCCAGAAATGGAGAAATCATTGGTAAAAGTCAACTGTACAGTTCAAAAACAGCAATGGAAAATGGAATCCATTCCGTGAAATCCAATGCTCCTACCGCAGAAATTATTGATGAAACCCTTAACAACTAA